TCAGCGGCACAAGAATCATCACGACTTCTTTTTCAGGCTGAATGGCGATATGGAAGAACGCTTCCGCTTCCTTATTTGCCGTACCACGGGCGTTCAAGACCGTGCCACCACGGGCTCCCGCCTCTTTAGCGGCTTCCATCACAGTATCGGAGAATCCGTTATTCACAATGCAGATAATTAATTCATGTGTATTCGGTTTCATAATTAGCCTCTCCCTACCTGAGATCGGTTGTCGCTCAAAAAGTTAAATACCGACTTGCCAATAACGCTTGACATCGGAATCGTATAGGCAATGCCCTTGCCGTTCACAATCGTCCTGAATTTTTCTTCCAGACATTCCAAGACTGCAGGCACATGGTCTTCGCCAATGATGCTGATAATCACCGCACGTTCAGAGTCTGCAAGTCCAAGTGCAGCCATGATTTCGCGCGGAGCTGTCCCGTGACCATAAAACACGAACTGCATATTTGCGCCAAACGACTGGATGTAATCCATGTAAAAGTCCGCTTTTGCGCGGTTCACCGTCGTCACCAGAATCTTAAGGCGATTCATCGAAACTTTCGAATGAACCTTTTGAGGCACCGCCCGTTTCAAAACATTCTTTACTGTTTCAACCATCGTAGCCTCTACACAAAGTCAATAATCTGTTCATCATCGGCATCCTGCAAGCGACGCATCATAATTCTGTTACGCCAAAGCCTTGCCACAATCGCCTTGAAACCAAGCACCTGGATTGTAATGAGCGGAGTCATCGCAACCATCGCCACAATGCCAAACGCATAATTCAAAATTGAATCGCCGCCATCGTGAATCACGGAGCAAGCGCCAATTGCCAACGGCAGAATAAAGCTCGAAGTCAACGGACCACTCGCCACGCCACCAGAGTCAAACGCAATTGCCGTATAAAGTTTCGGCACAAAGAAGGAGAGCCCCAGTGAAATAAAGTAGCCAGGCAAGAGGTAATAAATAATCGGGAATCCGATAATAATGCGAAGCATCGAAAGTCCAATCGAAATGCCCACGCCCACCGAGAGTGCAATCAGCATCGAGCGCTTGGTCACAAGGCCACCGGTCACTTCTTCGACCTGCTTGTTGAGCACGTGCACCGCCGGTTCTGCAAGCACCACCACCATGCCGATGATAAAGCCAGCCGCCACAAGCGCGTGCGGGCGTTTCGCCAGTTCACACCCGATTTCAAAACCAATCGGCAAGAACCCGACCGTCACCGCCGTCAAGAAAATCACAAGCCCGAAAAACGTATAAAGGATCCCGACGCCCACTTGCACAAGCTTCACCATCGGGAGCTTGAGTACGGTCCACTGCAACGCGCAGAAGAACACGACAATCAGCCCAAGCGCCACAAGCACCTCACGAGCAATCACCATTACCGTAGGCAAGAATTGATCGCCAAGGCTAGCGTCCACCGAGTACGCCGCCGTCGAAAGTTCATACGTCAGGTCGCCCTTCGAAAATACCACCAAGCCCATCAGCGCCAAAATCGGACCAACCGAGCAAAGCGCAATCAAACCGAAGCTGTTTTCCGAAGCATGCTTACCACCAATCGCACCAGCAACGCCCACACCAAGCGCCATGATAAACGGCACCGTAATCGGTCCTGTCGTCACACCACCCGAGTCAAACGCGAGCGGCACAAACGCGTTCCGTCCGACGGACACCATAAGCATCCCGAGCATGAACAGCACCATGTAAAAGAAAATGATAATCAGCGAAAGGTCTTTCTTAAATACAATCTTCAAAATTGCAAGGAGCAAAAAAATCCCGACACCCACGCCAATCGTCGAAATCAGGAGAATCGGCCGCACCGCATTTTTCACCTGTTCCGCAAGCACGGACAAGTCCGGTTCCGCAACCGTAATGAGCACGCCCATCACAAAGCACACCGAAACGAGCAACAGGAGCCGCCGCGACTTAGTCAAGCCCGACCCCACATACGCCCCCATCGGCGTCATCGCAAGGTCTGCCCCCAGATTAAAAAGTCCTATCCCGATAATCAAGAAAATCGCGCTAACCGTAAAAACAATTTGCTCTTTCAGCGAAAAAGTCACAAGCGGAGTATGCGACACCACCAGCACAATAAGCGTAATGGGCAAAACAGAGGCAAAAGCCTCTTTCAATTTTTCAAAAAGAATTTTTTGCATCGCTATATAATATAATTAAATGGTTATTAGTTATTAGTCATTGGTCAATAGTCAATAGCAACTTGTCATCCTGACCCTGGAGCGTAGCGATAGGGAGGGATCCAGTCAAGTCTAGTCAATACTATTGAATTTGATTCAAAAAAAATTTTAGTATTCGTGCAACCAGCCCTCATCCCCATACATCAAAAGTAACGAAATGGACGAAAAAGTCATCATAAAGAAGATTCAACAAGGAAGTCGTGAAGCCCTTGGCATGCTGTGGAAGTCCCATAGCACAAATGTTCTGAACCTTGCGTTCAGAATGCTCAAGAACCGCGACGAGGCTGAAGACATCTTGATGGACATTTTCGTCTCAGTTCCTGGGAAAATCAAAAAGTTCCGCGGCGAAAGTGCTCTCAGCACCTGGCTGTACCGCCTCACCGTCAACGAGTGTTTGATGAGGCTACGGTCCAAGAAGCGCCATGCCGAGCTCGAAGAAGAACATATCGATCTCGTGACGGACAGCGCTCTCGGGAGCAAGCACGAGGAACAAAAGGATTACGACCCGGAACTGCTTGAATTTGGACTGTCAAAGCTCTCCGCCGAAACGCGAAGCATGCTCTGGCTCAAAGACGCCGAAGATCTTGGCATCAAAGACTTGTCCGAGATCTACAACATGCCCGAAGGCACAATCAAGGCAAGGCTTAGCCGAGCAAGAACAGTCGTCAAGAACTTTTTACAGGAGAACCTGAACTATGCATGATAAAATCGATTTTTCAAGACTCGAAAGAATCGAACCCAGGAAAGACTCCTGGGAAAAAGTCTGTGCAAGACTCGATTCTTCAGAAAAGAACAAGTTTATCAACTTCATCCAGACGCGTACAAAATACGCGCTTGCAGCAAGCTTTACTGTCATCGCATTTTGGACGGCCTTCATGACCGTCATGCTGAACACTAACAATTCCGAAGACATCCTCATCAAGAATGTCGCCTCTGACGAGCTCGTTTCTTGGTACGGCAATCTCGGCGAAAAGAGCGATGACGAGCTCGAAAATTTGGATACCTACAACTCCATCAGCTATTTATTACAGGAGACTAAATAATGAACGCTTCCACCAAGACATTCTTCGCAAGCCTGATTATACTCGCTTGCTCTCTCGGATTTGCCATTGGCGCCTTCTGCTTTGCAGACCGCGGCTTTGGCGCTACATGCTGCTCCAAGCAGTCCACATGCACGCCATCGCATAAGCAGTGCGCCTGTGGCTGCGAAAACCATGACTGTGCCAAGAACGACTGCTCTTGCAACTGCTGCAAGCGTGGCGGTATGTATCATGGCAAGCATCACGGCGAATTCCATGGTGAACGCTTCCATGACAGAGATTTCCGCGATGGCCGCCCTGAAGGTCCGCGCGAACACTTCAAGGATGCCAAGCATTTCGACAAGAAGTTCGACTTCAAGAAAGGCCCTGGTCCTGAATTCATGGATTCCATTCTCCAGGTCACGCACGAACAAAGAGCCGCCCTCGACCAGCAGCGCATCGTAATGGATTCCACGTTTAAGGAACTCCGCAAGCAAAAGAAGGATGCTGAAAAGGCTCTGCACAAAGCTCTCGACAGCAATGACGAAAAGCAAATTGCTGCAGCCAAGGCAAGCATTCTCAAAGCTCAGGAAGCATTGCTCGACCACAGAATTAACGGCGTAAAGAACTTCAACAAGATCCTCACCAAGGAACAGCTCGAAAAGTTCAAGAGCTTCCACAAGGATCACCACAACAAACCCTAGAATTTTATTTTCATGATTCCTTGAAAAATAAGCCTCCGGTCACCCGACCGGAGACTTTCTGTTTTTACAAGCGATTCATAATCAATTACATTTATCTTTTCACGTCATTCTGAGCGAAGCGAAGCATCCAGTAAAATCTTGAAATCAACCATCTACATTTTCCCACATATTTTCATCGCGGGTAGCATCCAGATGTTGTTCCGCGGTCTCGGCGATTTTTTCATTGTGACCACGCAGTGCCGCAAACGGGCTGAAAATCTTTGCACGATTCGCCACAGACATTCTCGGGTGCTTCATCAAGAAATTCCAGTCATTCCGCGGATACGGCAAATCAATTATATCCTTATAATCATCAATCATGCCTTGTGACCTCCGATTTGCTGGTTGCGCTCACGCGTAGTCGCGCCCTCCTGCATATCCATTCCCTTGAAAATGGCGTTCTTGCCAAAGCGTTTTTTAATGGCAATCTGAGCCTGCATCATCTTTTTTTCGCGCTCAATCTTCTTCACGTCCGTGAAGAGATCGTAGCTTTCTTGTGCTGCCTCCAAAACGTTATTCGCTGTAAGGTTCAATCGCTTCACCGTAAGTGACGGATTCATGATGCGGTCCGCAAGTTTCATTACCGCTTCTGCAATTGTCGATGCCGACGAAGTGTAATTCAAAAGCGGAG
This is a stretch of genomic DNA from Fibrobacter sp. UWB13. It encodes these proteins:
- a CDS encoding P-II family nitrogen regulator: MKPNTHELIICIVNNGFSDTVMEAAKEAGARGGTVLNARGTANKEAEAFFHIAIQPEKEVVMILVPLNVKDAVLHALYEKAGLNTMGQGIAFALPVDQVVGLTPWKAEAKT
- a CDS encoding DUF1538 domain-containing protein, yielding MQKILFEKLKEAFASVLPITLIVLVVSHTPLVTFSLKEQIVFTVSAIFLIIGIGLFNLGADLAMTPMGAYVGSGLTKSRRLLLLVSVCFVMGVLITVAEPDLSVLAEQVKNAVRPILLISTIGVGVGIFLLLAILKIVFKKDLSLIIIFFYMVLFMLGMLMVSVGRNAFVPLAFDSGGVTTGPITVPFIMALGVGVAGAIGGKHASENSFGLIALCSVGPILALMGLVVFSKGDLTYELSTAAYSVDASLGDQFLPTVMVIAREVLVALGLIVVFFCALQWTVLKLPMVKLVQVGVGILYTFFGLVIFLTAVTVGFLPIGFEIGCELAKRPHALVAAGFIIGMVVVLAEPAVHVLNKQVEEVTGGLVTKRSMLIALSVGVGISIGLSMLRIIIGFPIIYYLLPGYFISLGLSFFVPKLYTAIAFDSGGVASGPLTSSFILPLAIGACSVIHDGGDSILNYAFGIVAMVAMTPLITIQVLGFKAIVARLWRNRIMMRRLQDADDEQIIDFV
- a CDS encoding RNA polymerase sigma factor, with the translated sequence MDEKVIIKKIQQGSREALGMLWKSHSTNVLNLAFRMLKNRDEAEDILMDIFVSVPGKIKKFRGESALSTWLYRLTVNECLMRLRSKKRHAELEEEHIDLVTDSALGSKHEEQKDYDPELLEFGLSKLSAETRSMLWLKDAEDLGIKDLSEIYNMPEGTIKARLSRARTVVKNFLQENLNYA
- a CDS encoding Spy/CpxP family protein refolding chaperone encodes the protein MNASTKTFFASLIILACSLGFAIGAFCFADRGFGATCCSKQSTCTPSHKQCACGCENHDCAKNDCSCNCCKRGGMYHGKHHGEFHGERFHDRDFRDGRPEGPREHFKDAKHFDKKFDFKKGPGPEFMDSILQVTHEQRAALDQQRIVMDSTFKELRKQKKDAEKALHKALDSNDEKQIAAAKASILKAQEALLDHRINGVKNFNKILTKEQLEKFKSFHKDHHNKP